The genomic DNA AAACAATAACTTCATCTGTAATTGATGCGACATGTGATGTTGAGATGTATGTAAGAGCAGCTATTTCTTACGTTGTCAGTAAAAATATAGGTGAACAACAAATAGACTATTTGAATAGACGTCATTATCAAAGTGGAAAGAAAAACAAAAACGGACAAGGATATAAAGTTGATCAGCTAATTACAAAGTTTAAAAAGATTATCTACGATGATATAGAACCCATGAAACACTATCGTGGTTATCATGGAAACGTTCCACCTTGGATTATGTTAAAAGGAACAACATTTGGAAACCTGGCTAATTTTTATAAATTACAAAAAAGTGAAAATAAAAAAGAAGTTATAGCAATGATTCTAGGAATACCTAAAGAAATCGTGGATGAAGGGATTACCAATATGTTTACTGACATTATCTTTTTATGTCATAGTTATAGGAATAGAGCTGCACATGGTGGACGAATGTATAACTATCGGTCTGCTAAAGCAGTTATTAGATATAGTGAAAATTTTCATCACCGAGCAAATATTACTCAGGCAGAGTATAGAAAAGGCAAAGGAATATCCTGTTTAGGTACCCTATTTCATGCATTGACATGGATGGATAATAAAGTAGCTTTAGCAAGGTTACAAGCAGGGGTATCTGTTGCGTTAGATCAGCACTTAAAAGTTTACCCAAAAGATTATGATTTAGTTTTGTCTGAAAGTAATATCAATCCTAAATTTTTACAGCTTTCTAGATAGAATTATTAGACTGAGTTGTACATAAAATTATTGTCTACTAGGGAGAGCGTGTTAATCTGTCTTCTGTTAGTTATTAATTATTGTTTGCTTCATCAATAGAAAGCTGTTTTATAAAGAGTGTTTTCAGACTATTAGTATAGATTGCTCATAGGAATATTTGCAAACGATGAAGATATCGCTTAAAATAAATGAATCAAGTAAAATGGAACATATGTACGCAATCAGCAATTGGAAAGGTGACAACATGTACGAATATATTATTGGAAAAGTAACGTTTGTTAGCCCATACTATATTGTCGTTGAAACAAATGGCATTGGCTATCAGATTTCAGTCGATAACCCGTATCGCTATTCAGGAAAAATGGATACGGATATTAAACTATATCTTCACCAAGTCGTGCGGGAAGATGCACAACTTTTATTTGGTTTTGGCAGTTTAGAAGAAAAACAATTGTTCTTAAAATTAATCAGTGTCTCTGGAATTGGACCTAAAAGTGGCTTAGCTATCATGGCTTCTGTGGCTGATCATGGTGGTTTAATCAATGCAATTGAAGGGGAAGATGTTACATATTTAACGAAGTTCCCAGGTGTTGGCAAGAAAACAGCCCAACAAATGATTTTAGATTTAAAAGGAAAATTAGGCGAATTAGAGTCTTCCGAAGCAGCGGTTGCGGCCATGACCGCAACCGAAGCGGTGACAACAAGCAATCAAGCATTGGCAGAAGCGTTAGAAGCATTAAGTGCCCTAGGCTACAGTGACCGAGAGATTAAGCGTATCACTAAGCAATTGGAAGCGTTAGGTGAGACAACGACAGATGTTTATTTGAGCAATGCGTTAAAATTCATGATGAAACGCTAAGGAGGAATAACGATGACAGAAGAAGAACGGTTGCTTTCAGCTGCAAGTCAAGAAGCAGAAGCTTCAATTGAAAAATCGTTACGTCCACAATTTTTAGCACAATATATTGGTCAAGATAAAGTAAAACAAGAACTAACGATTTATATTGAAGCGGCGAAAAATCGGAATGAAGCGTTGGATCATACCCTTCTTTATGGTCCGCCAGGTTTAGGGAAAACGACAATGGCGATGGTCATCGCCAATGAAATGAATGTGAACATTCGTACCACAAGTGGACCAGCCATCGAACGGGCGGGAGATTTAGTCGCTATTTTGAACGAATTAGAGCCTGGTGATGTGTTATTTATCGATGAAATTCATCGTTTGCCGCGAGTTGTGGAAGAAATGCTGTATTCCGCAATGGAAGATTTTTACATTGATATCATGGTCGGTCAAGGAACCACGGCACATCCCGTTCATTTTCCGTTACCGCCTTTTACTTTAGTGGGCGCTACCACACGGGCAGGGATGCTTTCAGCGCCATTACGAGATCGTTTTGGGATTATTTCTCACATGGAGTATTATCAAGAGCAGGATTTAAAAGAAATCGTTCTCCGTTCCGCGGATATTTTTCAAACGGAGATTTTTGAGGAAGGTGCCTTTGAAATTGCGCGCCGCTCAAGAGGAACCCCCCGAATTGCTAATCGTTTGTTAAAACGTGTCCGTGATTTTGCCCAAGTCCAATCAGATGGCAAAATCGACCGAGCGATTGCAGACAAAGCGTTAACCTTACTGCAAGTGGACCATCAAGGCTTGGACTATGTCGATCAAAAATTGTTGAAAACAATGATTGATTTATACGGCGGCGGTCCAGTTGGTTTAAGTACCTTGTCTGTAAATATCGGTGAAGAAACCGAAACGGTGGAAGATATGTATGAACCCTATCTTATTCAAAAAGGTTTCATTAAACGAACACCGCGAGGACGAATTGCAACGCCATTTGCGTATGCACATTTTGGGTATGATTATTTAGAGGGTCGTAAAAATTAAAGGGTTAAATAAGAGAGAAGGGCCTTCAACAGGATAGAGTATGTTGAAGGTCTTATTTTTCATTTTTTCAAAGTTTATGTAACGGAATAAATATTCTTTTTTTGATAGACCACTATAAGTATATTAACGAATAATTTTTAAAAGTTTCATCTCTTGATAATATAAATCTTTGTAAGATAAATCAGACAGTTTGCGAGTAACTGTTTTTGATATCGGTTTGTTTTCAAAACCATTTAAAGCGGACAAAATATATAACTTAGTTGTGCAGGTATTTTTAAAATGATTTCGGATGTAGCCAAGAAGAGCGACTGCTGAGGGTGTTTCAATATTTTGATTATCTGACGGTAGAGAACACATAGAGCAAACCTGATAATTCAATGTTTTTAAATAGTTGCTGTATGAAAATTTACCTGGTGGATCACCTTCAAAATCATTTATAAAAAAGAAGAACTCTTTATTTAATAGATTGCCAGTGGGCTTGCTCAGTCCGTTTAAAGTTATACTGCCTGTAGATAAAGGTTGTTCGCTAGCTAAGTAGATGTATTCTGTCAATTTTATCACCTCTTTCTTATCGATATGAATTATCGTATCATGATATAATCAAATCCGCTATATTTTAAGGTGAAATGCTAAATGGAAACAAAAGAAAGCAAGCCTTAACCGCTTGCTTTCTTTTGTTTCACGTGAAACGTTTGTTCTTATTTAGAAGAGTGGCATATTTCAGCTGTTGTAGGTATACTGTGTTTGTAATCGCTTTTAAATTGGAGGGATCAATGTTGAATAAAGAAATCAAAGGGGCATTAATTGTTTCTTGCCAAGCGTTGGCAGACGAACCGTTGCATAGTTCCTTTATCATGTCCAAGATGGCTTTGGCCGCTAAACAAGGAGGGGCTAAAGGTATTCGAGCAAATTCTGTGGTAGACATTCGAGCAATCCGGAAAGAGGTTGATTTACCAATCATTGGGATTATTAAACGAGATTATCCTGACGCAGAAGTATATATTACCGCAACTATGCGTGAGGTAGATG from Enterococcus faecalis includes the following:
- a CDS encoding Abi family protein, which encodes MKPFKTLDEQLAILEARGLVFSDKENAKKKLSFYGYYEIINGYKDFLLEKKQKITDHQEECFIENSTFDHIFSLFMMDKTITSSVIDATCDVEMYVRAAISYVVSKNIGEQQIDYLNRRHYQSGKKNKNGQGYKVDQLITKFKKIIYDDIEPMKHYRGYHGNVPPWIMLKGTTFGNLANFYKLQKSENKKEVIAMILGIPKEIVDEGITNMFTDIIFLCHSYRNRAAHGGRMYNYRSAKAVIRYSENFHHRANITQAEYRKGKGISCLGTLFHALTWMDNKVALARLQAGVSVALDQHLKVYPKDYDLVLSESNINPKFLQLSR
- the ruvA gene encoding Holliday junction branch migration protein RuvA, coding for MYEYIIGKVTFVSPYYIVVETNGIGYQISVDNPYRYSGKMDTDIKLYLHQVVREDAQLLFGFGSLEEKQLFLKLISVSGIGPKSGLAIMASVADHGGLINAIEGEDVTYLTKFPGVGKKTAQQMILDLKGKLGELESSEAAVAAMTATEAVTTSNQALAEALEALSALGYSDREIKRITKQLEALGETTTDVYLSNALKFMMKR
- the ruvB gene encoding Holliday junction branch migration DNA helicase RuvB; translation: MTEEERLLSAASQEAEASIEKSLRPQFLAQYIGQDKVKQELTIYIEAAKNRNEALDHTLLYGPPGLGKTTMAMVIANEMNVNIRTTSGPAIERAGDLVAILNELEPGDVLFIDEIHRLPRVVEEMLYSAMEDFYIDIMVGQGTTAHPVHFPLPPFTLVGATTRAGMLSAPLRDRFGIISHMEYYQEQDLKEIVLRSADIFQTEIFEEGAFEIARRSRGTPRIANRLLKRVRDFAQVQSDGKIDRAIADKALTLLQVDHQGLDYVDQKLLKTMIDLYGGGPVGLSTLSVNIGEETETVEDMYEPYLIQKGFIKRTPRGRIATPFAYAHFGYDYLEGRKN